The Eriocheir sinensis breed Jianghai 21 chromosome 33, ASM2467909v1, whole genome shotgun sequence DNA window GGATCTCCCTCGACGTCCTCTTCTGCACCGCCTCTATCATGCACCTCTGTACCCTCTCCGTGGACCGCTTCCTTTCGCTCAGGTAAGTCCCCTCCACCCCTCATCGCCCCCCACCTGTACACCCACCCCTACACCTACATCCCCACCTACCCCCATCAACatccccacacccacatccacccacacccaccaacaTATCCACACAtccacccccaaacacacacaccccacacgcACCTACacccctcccacacccacccacatacaccGAAACATCCACACATCCAcccctccagcacacacacacacacacacacacacacacacacacacacacacacacctccagtcatatatacacacacacagcctccctcccaTACAAAATAACAACTGATCAGAATTTAAGTGCCCAAGGGAATAGTTTTACATAATAATTGACACGTATAAATTGTTTTGCATTTTTCATCCCGGATACGTGAGCCACCTGGCAATGTCCGCTTTTCTGCATGAGGGTTCGTTTACTTATTCATTAATCCGTTTATCTGATTCCGTCCCCTGACAGTCTATCCTTTTTGCCTTTTATCCCTCTATCGTCACACCATGGCCCCTCACCCCTGCCTCACCCCATCATCGGCAAGGCAACTCTTCCTCTTCAAATCCTGACTTCACCCTCTCTGCCCCACTCCTCTGCTCATCCCCTACCTAGCTCTGTGCCACCTTCCCTCACGCTGCCACCATATTCCCCTCGCCCCAGCCAACCCAAGGTACAGGCCCTGTGCTCTGACCCAACCCTCTGTCGcaccccttccctcatcccctgCCTCAACACTTCCTACAGCCTAACTCTAAGCTCCCCTCCCTGACCCCCCTCTCTGCCTCCATCTTCCCCTCGTCCCAGCCAAACCATGGTACAGGTCTGTGCTCTGACGCAGCCCTCTGCCACAGCCCTCCCCTCACCCTGCCCCACTCTTCCCACATACTCCCTCGGTGCTCTTTGACCCACTCGTTTCGCCCCGCAGGTACCCCATCAAGTTCGGGCGGCACAAAACTCGGCGGCGCGTGGTTCTCAAGATCGTGCTGGTGTGGTGCCTCTCGCTGGCCGCCTCGCTGCCGCTGTCCCTCATGTACGCCACGGCGCCGCACACCACCATCGTGGACGGCGTGTGTCAGATCCCCGTGTCGCTCTTCCAGATCATCGGCTCCGTCATCTGCTTCTACATTCCGCTGGTCATCATGCTGGTGACCTACGCCCTCACGGTGCGTCTGCTCTCCCAGAAACAGAGTGAACTGCAGTCCTCGGTGCTGgagccctcctccgcctccgcctcaccCTCGCCACGCTCCCTCCGCTGGAAGAGGCTGCTCTGCAAGACAACCTCCACCCTCAGCACCAGCACGGCCGTCTCGCTCACCGACGGCGAGGTGAGCGAGGCCACCTGCCGCCCGGAGCAGTGCGGGCCTCACGCCAAGCTGCGGCGCCTCGGCAGCAGCCCCCAGCGGCGGCCGCCCCTGGTGCGCTACGCcagccaccactatcaccaccgctcCGCGCTCGTGCGGGCTGACGGCTGCAACCTGAGGGGTTACTCGACGCGGGAGCTGCGCGCAgccgaggagcagcagcagcagcagcaacagcagtctTTCCCGACTCTGTCAGCCTCGGCACCCGCCTACGAGATGAGCGTGCTGCCCCCCGCCGCCcgctccgccccctcctccaccaccacctcgcccctccaccgccgccacccacacctccacccaGACGACGCTGCGGGGGGCCAAGAGGAGTCCAGCACCTCCCCGACATACGAACAGAACGGCGACCCGCGGGGCGGTGCGAGAGAGCGGTGTGGCGAGGAGTGCGGGGGCGGAgcgcgggcggcgggcggcggcagcggcgggcaGGTGGCGGTGCCCTGCAGCTGTGCCCCGCGGTTCTTCCTGGAGGACATGAAGGCGCAGGACAGCCAGTGCGAGGAGTGCGCCGCCCCGCAGCCCAGCGAGGTGGCCGTCCACTACTCTGCCCCGCGGCCCCGCCGCAGCCGCGACGCCAGCCAGCCCCGGGGGGGAGCcagctggtgctgctgctgctgtcccgCTGCCTTCATCCGCCTCACCCGGCGCCGCCACGCCCGTGAGTCTTGCCAGTAACGCCTCCCCCTGccctcgccccctcct harbors:
- the LOC127006840 gene encoding D(2)-like dopamine receptor, with protein sequence PSAGHFPFSSELCLLWISLDVLFCTASIMHLCTLSVDRFLSLRYPIKFGRHKTRRRVVLKIVLVWCLSLAASLPLSLMYATAPHTTIVDGVCQIPVSLFQIIGSVICFYIPLVIMLVTYALTVRLLSQKQSELQSSVLEPSSASASPSPRSLRWKRLLCKTTSTLSTSTAVSLTDGEVSEATCRPEQCGPHAKLRRLGSSPQRRPPLVRYASHHYHHRSALVRADGCNLRGYSTRELRAAEEQQQQQQQQSFPTLSASAPAYEMSVLPPAARSAPSSTTTSPLHRRHPHLHPDDAAGGQEESSTSPTYEQNGDPRGGARERCGEECGGGARAAGGGSGGQVAVPCSCAPRFFLEDMKAQDSQCEECAAPQPSEVAVHYSAPRPRRSRDASQPRGGASWCCCCCPAAFIRLTRRRHAPEPGAPLSSPWHEGSSPPRPTQDLVTRSTLRPGGQVTTTLLQKGGSSEAGSSPRGLWRQQSCSASLKFVSSKRHGRNLRMEQKATKVLGVVFFTFVLLWAPFFIANVLISCGAHIGEEMINLVTWLGYASSMVNPFFYTFFNKTFRQTFLKIMKCDIKTTRKYHL